The Lysobacter enzymogenes DNA segment GGCGCCAACACCTTCGACGCCACCGTCGGCCTCGACGCCAACGACGGCCTGGGCCTGGTCTGCGACCGCAAGTCCGGCCTGGCCGGAGCGATCGGCAACCTCGCCAACCACTGCCTGCTGGCCGCGCTCGACGACGACGACCACAGCAACAACCGCCAGTTCTCGGCCGGGGCCAGCCTCAGCCGTCCGGGCGGGCGGGTCGGCGTCGCCCTCGGCAACGGCCGCGAGACCCTGCCGGCCTGGATGAGCCCGAACAACCGGCCCAGCCGGGTCGACCAGAACACCCTCACCGTCTACGGCCAGAAGAACATCGGCCGCGAGGCGATGGTCTCCATCGGCGGCACCTGGGCCCGCGCCAAGCTGATTCCGGCCGGCGAGATGCCCAACCTGGCCGACCACTGGAACAGCAAGAGCATCACCGTCGGCGCCGCCTACGGCAATTTCGGCGCCAACATCATCGGCCGCGTGGTCGACACGCCCGGCCAGCCGGGCCAGTGGGAAGGCCTGGGCGTCGGCCTGACCTGGCGCACCCCGTGGAGCGGCCAGCTCACCGTCGGCGCCGAGAACGTGGTCACCCGCGGCAAGAACCCGTTCGCGCCGGGCAACGGCGACAAGGACGAAGGCACCGTGCCTTACGTCCGCTACGAACAAGACCTCTGATCGTCGCGCGCGGCCGCGCGCGTGTCGCATCCCCGCCGCATTCCCTCCCGCCCTGCCGCTTGCCGCCGTCTCCGGCGCATGGCCGCGCGCGCTTCCCAGGCCTGACTACCAAATTTTTGTGACAAAAATCGCATTTCTACAATGAAGTGCGTTTGGCCTTCGCGCGGCATTCCATCGCACTCGGCGCCGTCTGGCGCACATGGTTACGCCCGTAACTGCAAGCTGCGGTTGGATTTCTGCCTCTCGAACATACGCCCGGGAACGGATTGGTCGGGAGATCGCCGCCCCCCGGATCTGTCACAAATGAACGCGCGGGGGCAATTAACAACACTTTAATTTTCTCCAGTGTGCGGGTACGATCCGGACAACTTGCTGGATTTGGCGTCTTTTTTGACATCACCGGCGAGGCCCCTGGGTACATCAGACAAGACTCGGAGAGAGAGAAATGACCTTCAAGACCACCCAGCTCCGCGACGCGATTACCTTCGCGCTCGCAGTGGGTAGCACCGCTTTGATCGGCACCGGCGTCGCGTACGCCCAGGACGCCGAGAAGGAAGCGACGACGCTGGACCGCGTCGAAGTCACCGGCTCGCGCATCAAGCGCGCCGACATCGAGACCTCGCAGCCGGTCTTCTCGATGTCCCGCGTGCAGATCGAGCAGCAGGGCCTGACCTCGGTCGGCGACATCCTGCAGAACATCTCCACCAACGGTTCTGCGCTCAACAGCACCTACAACAACGGCGGCAACGGCGAGACCCGCGTCGACCTGCGCAACCTCGGCGCCGACCGCACCCTGGTGCTGGTCAACGGCCGTCGTTGGGTCGGCGGCACCGGCCTGGGCGGCGCGGTCGATCTGAACACCATCCCGACCGCCGCGGTCGAGCGCATCGAAGTCCTGAAGGACGGCGCCTCGACGATCTACGGCTCCGACGCCATCGCCGGCGTGGTCAACATCATCCTGCGCCGCAATTTCGACGGCGCCGAAGCCAACGCCTACATCGGCCAGTTCGACAAGGGCGACGGCACACGTCAGGCCTACGACTTCACCATCGGCTCCAGCTCCGACCGCTGGTCGGCGATGCTGGGCGTCGGCTACGTGAAGGAAGAGCCGATCTGGGCGGGCGACCGCAAGATCTCGGCCGTGCCGGTCTACGGCGCGCTGCCGGGCACGGGCAACAGCTCGACCACCCCGAACGGCCGATACGGCTTCTACGGCCAGACCGGCGTGGACGACGACGGCAATCCGATTTACGGCTCGACCCGAGCGGATGGCAGCGAAGGTTATTTCGTTCCCAACGGTACCGCGACGGGCCGTCCCTACACTGGCGCCGACTCCTTCAATCACGCGCCCGGCAACTACCTCCTTACTCCGCAGGAGCGCACCTCGGTCTTCGGCGATGCCACGCTGAACATCACCGACAAGGTTTCGTTCCGCACCACCGTGACCTATAACGAGCGCAAGTCCACGCAGGTCCTGGCACCGATGCCGGTGACCCTGGGCCGCGCCGCACCGGGCACCAACGGCGCCAACATCGTCATCAGCGCCGACAACGCCTACAACCCGACCGGCCGCGACATCGATTACATTCAGCGCCGTTTCGTCGAGACCGGCGGCCGCATCTACAACCAGAACGTCAAGACCTACGCCTTCAACGGCGTGTTCGAAGGCTCGTTCGACGTCGGCACCCGCAACTTCTCCTGGGAAGCGGGCATGTTCTACGGCAAGAACGACCAGACCGACACCACCAGCGGCTTCCAGAACATCTCGGCCCTGCGCAACGCGCTCGGCCCGAGCTTCGTCGATCCCGCCAACGGCCAGCTACGCTGCGGCAGCAACGGCGTCGCGATCGACCGCTGCGTCCCGCTGAACCTGCTCGGCGGCGCCGGCACCATCACCCGCGAGATGCTCGACTACGTCGGCTTCGAAGCGCACGACGTGTACGGCTACGAGCAGAAGACCTACTACGCCAATATCGGCGGCGACCTGTTCGACCTGCCGGGCGGCGCGATGGCGTTCTCGTTCGGCCTGGAGCACCGCTCCGAGTCGGGCTTCGACCATCCGGACGGCCTGATCAACTCCGGCGACACCACCGGCAACGCCCGTACCGCCACTCAGGGCGGCTATGACCTGGACGAGGCCTACCTCGAACTGGCGATCCCGCTGCTGGCCGACGTCCCGGGCGCCAAGCTGCTCGACTTCAGCCTGGCCACCCGTTACTCGGACTACAGCAACTTCGGCGACACCCTCAACAGCAAGTTCGGTTTCCGCTGGAAGCCGATCGACGACCTGCTGATCCGCGGCAACTGGTCGGAGGGCTTCCGCGCTCCGTCGATCAGCGAACTGTTCTCGGGCGTGAGCGACACCTTCGAAGACGTGGCCGATCCGTGCGCAGCCGGCAATGCCCGTCCTGCCAGCTGCACCACTCCGGCTTATATTCAGTCCAACCCGCAGATCCGCACCACGGTCGGCGGCAATCCGAACCTCGGGCCGGAAAAGTCCACCTCCAAGACGCTGGGCTTCGTCTATAGCCCGAGCTGGGCTACCGGGCTGGACGTCTCGCTTGACTGGTGGAAGGTCAAGATCGAAGACGCCGTCTACACCCAAACTGCGCAGGAAATGCTCAACACCTGCTATCTGCGCGGAAACGCAGATGTCTGCCAGTTGATCCAGCGCGACCCGACGACCGGCGAAATCGCCAACATGCTCGCTGTGCCGAACAATGTCGGCGAGATTCAGGTTGAAGGCTACGATCTGACCGTCGGCTATCGACTGCCGGAGTTCAGCTGGGGCAAGCTCAGCCTGGTCTGGGATTCCACCTACATGACCGATTACACGGTCAGCGATCCCATCACCGTAGGCAAGAACCGCGTAGGCGAATACCGCGGCGGCTCGGCGCGCGACAACTACTTCCGTCTGCGTTCGAACCTGTCGGTCAACTGGGAGCTGGGCTCGGTCGGCGCCAGCGCCAACCTGCGCTATTACTCCAGCCAGACCGAGGATTGCGTCGGCGCTAACCTCGCCAACGCAGCCAACATCCCGCTGCTGTGCTCGGACCCGAACCGCGTCACTTCGGGAGGCAAGGATCCGGAAAACCACATCCCCAGCGTGACCTACACCGACCTGTCGGCTTACGTGCAGGTGCCGTGGAACGCCAAGGTGACCGTGGGCATCAACAACGTGTTCGACCGCGACCCGCCGGGTTCGGCGACCACGTTCGCCAACAGCTTCGACCCGGCGTTCGAAGTTCCGGGCCGCTTCTACTACATGCGCTACACCCAGCGTTTCTGAGCCTTCTAGGTTCCTGACGCTTTGACTACGGCCCCGCAAGGGGCCGTAGTTTTTGTGCGTCCGCCGTTCGCCGCGCCTTCTCTCCCGTTGCGCCACGCGCCCCCGGCTCGACGTCGCCGCCGTGGCGATTAGCACAAATCGGCGCGGGTCATTGTTCTTAACGACACTTTAATTACTGGAACAGGAGGACTACTATCGGACCGGCTTTGCCAATTTGGGCGCAAACCTTTTCGCCCGCTGGCCAACGCCTTTGCCGACCCCCGAATCATTCAGGACACTTGGAGAGAGAGATGACCCTGAAGACCAACAAGTTGCGCGACGCGATCACCTTCGCGTTGTGCGTGGGCGCTACCAGCCTGGCCGGCATCGGCTTGGCCAACGCTCAGGACGGCGCAACCCCCGCCGCGCCGGCCGCCGCTCAAGAGGCGACGACCCTGGATCGCATCCAGGTCACCGGTTCGCATATTTCGATTCCCGGCCTCACCACCAACAGCCCGGTGATGACCGTCGATCGCGAAGAGATCAACCGCAACCAGCCGGTCACCGCCGAGGACTTCCTCAAGGTGCTGCCGGGCGCGACTCCGGCGATCGGTCCCGGCGTCAACAACGGCGCCAACGGCGGCGCCACCATCAACCTGCGCGGCCTCGGCGACAACCGCACCCTGGTGCTGATGGACGGCCGCCGCGTGGTGCCGTTCAACCTGTTCGGCGTGGTCGACACCAACGTGATCCCGCTGGCGCTGATCGACAGCGTCGATCTGGTCACCGGCGGCGCTTCGGCGGTGTACGGCGCCGACGCGGTGTCCGGCGTCGTCAATTTCGTGCTCAAGCGCAACTTCGAAGGCGTCGAGCTCAACACCAGCTACGGCCAGTCCAGCAAGCAGGACGCCGACCGCCGCAACACCACCGTCACCATGGGCGTGAACCTGGACGACGGCAAGGGCAACGTGGTGCTGAGCGTCGGCAAGACCGACAACGATCCGCTGCTGCAGGGCGGCCGCAAGTACAGCGTGTTCACCCTGGACTCCACCGACGGCAGCCAGGGCGGTTCGAGCGTCGGCATCCCGACCCGCATCGGCCCGATGGGGCAGTTCAATCCGGCCACCGGCGCGTTCGGCGGCATCAACCAGCGCTTCAACTACAACCCCTTCAACTACTTCCAGACCGAACTGGACCGTTGGCAGGCCACCGCGCTGGGCCGCTACGAATTCAACGAGCACGCCGAAGCCTATGCGCAGGTGCTCTACACCCGTTCCGACGTGACCTCGCAGATCGCCCCGGGCGGCCTGTTCGGCGCCGGGTTCGACGTCAGCATCGGCAACCCGATGCTGCCCGAGCCGGCCCGCCAGCAGTTGTGCGCGAACTTCAACATCGCCGCCGCCGACTGCGTCGTCGGCAGCGCCGCGACCTTCAACTCGTCCGTGCTGCGCCGCTCCACCGAGCTGGGCACCCGCAGCACCGACTTCCAGAACAAGGTCTTCCAGACCACCCTGGGCGTGCGCGGCAAGATCAACGACAACTGGCGCTACGACGCCTACTGGTCGCACGGCGAAGCCGACCAGCTCGTCGTCAACGGCGGCTTCCTGTCCTACACCCGCAGCCAGCAGGCGCTGCTGACCCGCGACGGCGTCAACTGCGTCGATCCGAGCGGCGGCTGCGTGCCGATCAACCTGTGGGGTCCGGAAGGCTCGTTCGGCACCGGCGCCAAGAAGTTCCTGGAAGTGATCACCTTCGCGACCCAGCGGGTCGAGCAGGAAGTGTGGTCGGGCACGGTCAACGGCGACCTGGGCGACGAGTTCAAGAGCCCGTGGGCCGAGTACCCGATCGGCCTGGCGTTCGGTCTGGAAGGCCGCAAGGTCGAGGCGATGAACCAGGCCGACGCCGCGTCGCGCGATCCCAACGAGGTCCAGGGCGCCGGCGGCGCCAACCCCGACGTGCGCGGCAACCTGACCCTGCGCGAGGCCTATGTCGAGACGATCGTTCCGCTCGTCAGCGGCAAGAGCGGCGCCTACGCGCTGAACTTCGAAGCCGGCTACCGCCACAGCCAGTTCAAGTCGGGTCAGACCGACGTCGACTACGGCAGCTACAAGTACGGCCTGGAGTGGGCGCCGATCGAAACCCTGCGTTTCCGCGGCATGTTCCAGCGCGCGACCCGCGCCCCGAACGTCAACGAGCTGTTCCAGCCGCTGACCAGCAGCCTGGACAACAGCGCGGTCGATCCCTGCCAGGCTTCGGAGCTGGCCAAGGTCGGCGGTCCGACCAGCGCCACCGGCGCGCTGTGCGTCGCCACCGGCGTGCCGGCGGCGATCCTCAACAGCGCCAACGGCATCGACGGTCCGAACTCCGGCCAGGCCTACGCCTACATCGGCGGCAACCCGATCCTGGGCCCGGAAAAGGCCAACACCCAGACCCTGGGCCTGGTGTGGCAGCCGACCAACGACTTCTCGGTCACGCTGGACTACTGGAAGATCGACATCAAGGACGCGATCACCCGTCCGCTGCTCGGCGACGCCCTGTTCGGCTGCTACGACCAGGCGCTCAACCCGACCCTCAGCGTGAACCATCCGATGTGCCAGCTGATGATCGGTGCGCGTCATCCCACCGACGGCTCGCTCAACGAAGGCGCGCGCGGCCCGTTCCTGGACCGCTCCAACAAGGGCCGGATCAAGACCGACGGCTGGGATCTGGGCGTGCGCTACGGCATTCCGCTGGCCAACGAATGGGGCCGCATCGACTTCGCCCTGGACCTGACCAAGACCGACTCGTACGACTACCAGGCCGATCCGCTGGTGTACAAGCACGACTGCGTCGGCGTCTACGGCGTCTCGTGCAACGTCGCCGCCGGCATCATCTACGACTACAAGTCGAACTTCCGCGCGGTGTGGTCGATCAAGGACTTCGAGCTGGGCCTGAACTGGCGCCACCTGAGCTCGGTCGACGTCGAGCCGGGCCCGATCACCTGGTACAAGCCCTACACCTCGATCGACGCCTACGACTACTTCGACCTGACCATGGCGTACGAGCTGCCGTGGAACGCCCGCATCAACTTCACCGTGACCAACCTGGCCGACAAGACGCCGCCGGTCGTGGGCGGCAACATCGGCAGCACCACCTACAACAGCGGCAACACCTTCCCGCAGTTCTACGACACCCTGGGCCGTTACTACACCCTGGGCCTGACGATGCGGTTCTAATAAGAAATAGAAAGCTCCGAGTCGTTGGAGGCGGGCCTTGGCCCGCCTCCTTTTTTATTGG contains these protein-coding regions:
- a CDS encoding TonB-dependent receptor, producing the protein MTFKTTQLRDAITFALAVGSTALIGTGVAYAQDAEKEATTLDRVEVTGSRIKRADIETSQPVFSMSRVQIEQQGLTSVGDILQNISTNGSALNSTYNNGGNGETRVDLRNLGADRTLVLVNGRRWVGGTGLGGAVDLNTIPTAAVERIEVLKDGASTIYGSDAIAGVVNIILRRNFDGAEANAYIGQFDKGDGTRQAYDFTIGSSSDRWSAMLGVGYVKEEPIWAGDRKISAVPVYGALPGTGNSSTTPNGRYGFYGQTGVDDDGNPIYGSTRADGSEGYFVPNGTATGRPYTGADSFNHAPGNYLLTPQERTSVFGDATLNITDKVSFRTTVTYNERKSTQVLAPMPVTLGRAAPGTNGANIVISADNAYNPTGRDIDYIQRRFVETGGRIYNQNVKTYAFNGVFEGSFDVGTRNFSWEAGMFYGKNDQTDTTSGFQNISALRNALGPSFVDPANGQLRCGSNGVAIDRCVPLNLLGGAGTITREMLDYVGFEAHDVYGYEQKTYYANIGGDLFDLPGGAMAFSFGLEHRSESGFDHPDGLINSGDTTGNARTATQGGYDLDEAYLELAIPLLADVPGAKLLDFSLATRYSDYSNFGDTLNSKFGFRWKPIDDLLIRGNWSEGFRAPSISELFSGVSDTFEDVADPCAAGNARPASCTTPAYIQSNPQIRTTVGGNPNLGPEKSTSKTLGFVYSPSWATGLDVSLDWWKVKIEDAVYTQTAQEMLNTCYLRGNADVCQLIQRDPTTGEIANMLAVPNNVGEIQVEGYDLTVGYRLPEFSWGKLSLVWDSTYMTDYTVSDPITVGKNRVGEYRGGSARDNYFRLRSNLSVNWELGSVGASANLRYYSSQTEDCVGANLANAANIPLLCSDPNRVTSGGKDPENHIPSVTYTDLSAYVQVPWNAKVTVGINNVFDRDPPGSATTFANSFDPAFEVPGRFYYMRYTQRF
- a CDS encoding TonB-dependent receptor domain-containing protein translates to MTLKTNKLRDAITFALCVGATSLAGIGLANAQDGATPAAPAAAQEATTLDRIQVTGSHISIPGLTTNSPVMTVDREEINRNQPVTAEDFLKVLPGATPAIGPGVNNGANGGATINLRGLGDNRTLVLMDGRRVVPFNLFGVVDTNVIPLALIDSVDLVTGGASAVYGADAVSGVVNFVLKRNFEGVELNTSYGQSSKQDADRRNTTVTMGVNLDDGKGNVVLSVGKTDNDPLLQGGRKYSVFTLDSTDGSQGGSSVGIPTRIGPMGQFNPATGAFGGINQRFNYNPFNYFQTELDRWQATALGRYEFNEHAEAYAQVLYTRSDVTSQIAPGGLFGAGFDVSIGNPMLPEPARQQLCANFNIAAADCVVGSAATFNSSVLRRSTELGTRSTDFQNKVFQTTLGVRGKINDNWRYDAYWSHGEADQLVVNGGFLSYTRSQQALLTRDGVNCVDPSGGCVPINLWGPEGSFGTGAKKFLEVITFATQRVEQEVWSGTVNGDLGDEFKSPWAEYPIGLAFGLEGRKVEAMNQADAASRDPNEVQGAGGANPDVRGNLTLREAYVETIVPLVSGKSGAYALNFEAGYRHSQFKSGQTDVDYGSYKYGLEWAPIETLRFRGMFQRATRAPNVNELFQPLTSSLDNSAVDPCQASELAKVGGPTSATGALCVATGVPAAILNSANGIDGPNSGQAYAYIGGNPILGPEKANTQTLGLVWQPTNDFSVTLDYWKIDIKDAITRPLLGDALFGCYDQALNPTLSVNHPMCQLMIGARHPTDGSLNEGARGPFLDRSNKGRIKTDGWDLGVRYGIPLANEWGRIDFALDLTKTDSYDYQADPLVYKHDCVGVYGVSCNVAAGIIYDYKSNFRAVWSIKDFELGLNWRHLSSVDVEPGPITWYKPYTSIDAYDYFDLTMAYELPWNARINFTVTNLADKTPPVVGGNIGSTTYNSGNTFPQFYDTLGRYYTLGLTMRF